In Musa acuminata AAA Group cultivar baxijiao chromosome BXJ2-8, Cavendish_Baxijiao_AAA, whole genome shotgun sequence, one genomic interval encodes:
- the LOC135618500 gene encoding pentatricopeptide repeat-containing protein At5g61990, mitochondrial-like, with product MFRVTRARPLLLRRRIIPSPLSDARSPHLRSQILPLCVSSESPEHDSDVDDLVREISALLFGAGNWKAAMAASDIPRRLSPAAVSAVLRQRVGRAPDPKRLLDFFYWSGSQMVSPHALDSFAVLAVALCDSGLFPLANGLLERMVKTCPSPPSVLDNIVGCFSRDPRSNSAVFSVLIDTYKRAGMLKEAAEVALLMKGGAFAPSLRCCNALLKDLLRANSMDLFWKVHDFISRAQLGHDVYTFTILIEAYFKVGNVDAAKNVFLEMEQKRCAPSAVTYNTLICGFCRVGALGDAFQLKEEMVKKGLAADNYTYSVLISGLCKNSQSIEARKLLDEISVRGLKPNVFIYSSLIDGFVRESKMDEAFKLKDEMIAAGVQPNMFTYNSLIRGVCKAGDIDKAHELLEEMDRMGCKPETQTYNLVIEGYFKVRSPQEALRLLEEMKIRNVLPNLYTYSVMINGFCVCGESRQAEVLLMEMHENGLEPNAVIYSTLISGQCKEGRIMEAVQTLDKMADINVPPDTFCYNYLIMGLCKAGNLEEAKKYFTQMQERGLSPNVFTYGPLIDWHSKSGDMDGADELLQLMVARGIKPNDVILTILIDGYCKSDNVAKAFSTFHSMLGHGVLPDVQTYSVLIQSLSKSGKIQEAFQAFSELQEKGLTPDAYTYGSLIFGLCKTGDMVKAVTLHDEMCARGVEPNIVTYNALIDGFCKSGNINSAKKYFKSVLAKGLVPTSVTYTTMIDGNCKAGNMSEAFVLYEQMLSRGISPDKFVYNVLISGCCKAGDMERALHLFSEALPKGFVTVFTFNSLVDGFCKLGKLQEATKLLQEMVDKEVMPNNVTYTILIDGYAKAGHLEEACRLLMEMQDRNIEPNCVTYTSLIDGHNKMGNTSAASALFEEMMANGIHPDEITYGVMIQVHCKEENLAEAFKFRDAIIAEGKQLSSATYVELLKSLCRSEKFSEALSMLNEMIEKGIKPSYSQSVMLVCSLDAAGFSDEANQFLNVMRSNSWVPIDASVSSLTNEGQDVPSMEVAR from the coding sequence ATGTTTCGAGTCACTCGAGCTCGCCCTCTCCTCCTCCGGCGTAGAATAATCCCCAGCCCCTTGTCGGACGCGAGAAGCCCCCATCTCCGATCCCAAATCCTCCCCCTATGCGTCTCCTCGGAATCCCCCGAGCATGACTCCGATGTTGACGATCTGGTCCGCGAGATCTCCGCTCTCCTCTTCGGCGCCGGGAACTGGAAGGCCGCCATGGCCGCCTCCGACATCCCCCGCCGCCTTTCCCCGGCCGCCGTCTCCGCGGTCCTTCGCCAGAGAGTCGGCCGGGCGCCCGATCCCAAGCGCCTTCTGGATTTCTTTTACTGGTCCGGGTCGCAGATGGTCTCCCCCCACGCCCTTGATTCCTTCGCCGTGCTCGCCGTTGCCCTCTGCGATTCTGGCCTCTTCCCCCTCGCCAATGGCCTCCTCGAGCGAATGGTCAAGACCTGTCCCTCCCCGCCTTCCGTATTGGACAACATCGTTGGTTGCTTCTCCCGCGACCCGCGCTCCAACTCGGCGGTGTTCAGCGTGCTGATTGATACGTACAAGAGGGCGGGAATGCTCAAGGAAGCCGCTGAAGTGGCGTTGTTGATGAAAGGCGGTGCCTTTGCTCCGAGTTTGAGGTGCTGCAATGCGCTGCTGAAGGATCTCTTGAGGGCTAATTCCATGGATTTGTTCTGGAAGGTGCACGATTTCATATCACGGGCGCAACTGGGTCACGATGTCTACACTTTTACTATATTGATCGAGGCGTATTTTAAGGTTGGAAATGTTGATGCAGCAAAAAATGTCTTCTTGGAGATGGAGCAAAAACGTTGTGCCCCAAGTGCAGTCACTTACAACACGCTAATCTGTGGTTTCTGCAGAGTTGGGGCTCTTGGGGATGCTTTTCAGTTGAAGGAGGAGATGGTGAAGAAAGGCTTGGCTGCTGATAACTACACTTACAGTGTTCTCATTAGTGGCTTATGCAAGAACAGTCAGTCAATCGAAGCAAGGAAATTGTTGGATGAAATATCGGTGAGGGGTCTAAAGCCCAATGTATTTATATACTCTTCTTTGATTGATGGGTTTGTGCGAGAAAGCAAAATGGACGAGGCTTTTAAATTGAAGGATGAGATGATAGCTGCAGGAGTGCAGCCCAATATGTTTACATATAACAGTCTCATTCGTGGGGTATGTAAGGCAGGGGACATAGATAAGGCACATGAACTTTTGGAGGAGATGGATCGTATGGGTTGTAAACCAGAGACACAGACTTACAACCTAGTTATTGAGGGGTATTTTAAGGTGCGTAGTCCCCAGGAGGCGCTTAGGTTGCTTGAAGAGATGAAGATTCGGAATGTATTACCTAATTTGTATACCTACAGCGTGATGATTAATGGATTTTGTGTTTGTGGAGAATCGAGGCAGGCTGAGGTCTTGTTGATGGAAATGCATGAAAATGGTTTGGAACCTAATGCTGTCATTTATTCCACTCTCATTTCAGGTCAGTGCAAGGAAGGCAGAATAATGGAGGCAGTGCAGACTTTGGATAAGATGGCTGATATAAATGTTCCTCCAGATACATTTTGCTACAATTATCTCATTATGGGTCTATGCAAGGCGGGAAATCTTGAAGAAGCAAAGAAATACTTTACTCAAATGCAAGAGCGAGGGTTGTCTCCAAATGTGTTCACATATGGGCCTCTCATTGACTGGCACAGCAAGTCTGGAGATATGGATGGAGCAGATGAACTTTTGCAACTGATGGTTGCTCGAGGTATAAAGCCAAATGATGTCATTTTAACAATCCTTATTGATGGTTACTGCAAATCAGACAATGTTGCAAAGGCCTTCTCCACCTTTCACTCCATGTTGGGACATGGTGTGTTGCCAGATGTGCAAACATACAGTGTGCTCATTCAGAGCCTCTCAAAGAGTGGGAAGATCCAAGAGGCTTTCCAAGCCTTTTCAGAGCTTCAGGAGAAAGGTTTGACTCCTGATGCATACACTTATGGTTCACTTATCTTTGGGCTTTGTAAGACAGGCGACATGGTTAAAGCTGTGACCCTCCATGATGAAATGTGTGCTAGAGGTGTTGAGCCAAATATTGTTACTTATAATGCCCTAATTGATGGTTTTTGCAAGTCTGGTAATATCAACAGTGCTAAAAAATATTTCAAGAGCGTCTTAGCAAAGGGTTTGGTGCCGACCAGTGTGACATACACTACAATGATTGATGGAAACTGCAAGGCTGGAAACATGTCTGAAGCATTTGTGttgtatgaacaaatgctttcaaGAGGAATTTCACCTGATAAATTTGTTTATAATGTTCTTATTAGCGGATGTTGCAAGGCTGGTGACATGGAAAGGGCTTTACATTTGTTCAGTGAAGCGTTGCCAAAAGGCTTCGTGACAGTTTTTACATTTAATTCCTTGGTTGATGGTTTCTGCAAGCTTGGAAAACTACAGGAAGCAACTAAATTGCTACAAGAGATGGTGGACAAAGAGGTTATGCCTAATAATGTAACATACACAATCTTGATAGATGGATATGCCAAGGCAGGACATTTGGAGGAGGCATGCCGGTTATTGATGGAAATGCAGGACAGGAATATCGAGCCAAACTGTGTTACCTATACATCGCTTATTGATGGGCATAACAAAATGGGAAACACATCAGCTGCATCAGCATTGTTTGAAGAAATGATGGCAAATGGTATACATCCTGATGAAATAACTTATGGGGTGATGATTCAGGTACATTGTAAAGAAGAAAACTTGGCTGAGGCATTCAAGTTTCGTGATGCAATTATTGCAGAAGGTAAACAATTGAGTTCTGCTACATATGTTGAACTGTTAAAGAGTCTTTGCAGGAGTGAGAAATTTTCTGAAGCGCTGAGTATGCTCAATGAAATGATAGAGAAAGGTATCAAGCCCAGTTATTCTCAGAGTGTGATGCTAGTTTGTAGCCTTGATGCAGCAGGATTCTCTGATGAAGCTAATCAGTTTTTGAATGTCATGCGATCTAACAGTTGGGTCCCTATAGATGCTTCTGTAAGTAGTCTGACTAATGAAGGTCAAGATGTGCCCAGTATGGAAGTTGCCCGGTAG